A single genomic interval of uncultured Cohaesibacter sp. harbors:
- the rplP gene encoding 50S ribosomal protein L16, which translates to MLQPKRTKYRKQHKGRIHGNAKGGFELNFGAYGLKAQEPARITARQIEAARRAMTRHMKRAGRVWIRVFPDLPVSKKPTEVRMGKGKGSPEYWAARVAPGRIMFEIDGVPEDIAREAMRLAAAKLPIKTRFVQRIAD; encoded by the coding sequence ATGCTGCAACCAAAGCGCACAAAATATCGCAAGCAGCACAAGGGCCGCATTCACGGCAACGCCAAAGGGGGCTTTGAGCTCAACTTTGGTGCCTACGGCCTGAAGGCTCAGGAGCCTGCGCGTATCACCGCTCGTCAGATCGAGGCTGCGCGTCGTGCTATGACCCGTCACATGAAGCGTGCCGGTCGTGTGTGGATCCGTGTGTTCCCGGACCTGCCAGTATCCAAGAAACCTACCGAAGTCCGCATGGGTAAAGGTAAAGGTTCTCCTGAATATTGGGCAGCTCGTGTAGCACCGGGCCGTATTATGTTTGAAATCGATGGTGTACCTGAGGATATTGCTCGGGAAGCCATGCGGCTTGCCGCTGCGAAGTTGCCTATCAAGACACGCTTCGTACAGCGCATCGCCGACTAA
- the rpsC gene encoding 30S ribosomal protein S3, whose amino-acid sequence MGHKVNPIGLRLGINRTWDSRWYADKGEYGDLLHEDFAIRSMLEKELKQAAVSKIVIERPHKKCRVTIHSARPGIVIGKKGADIEKLRAKVGKLTTSDVHINIVEVRKPETDANLVAQSIAQQLERRVAFRRAMKRAVQSAMRMGAEGIRINCAGRLGGAEIARTEWYREGRVPLHTLRADIDYGTAEALTAYGISGIKVWIYKGEIMEHDPMASERRASENQDQGNNSNQRRRSNKPAA is encoded by the coding sequence ATGGGTCACAAGGTTAATCCAATTGGTCTTCGTCTTGGGATCAACCGCACTTGGGATTCTCGCTGGTATGCTGACAAAGGCGAATATGGCGATCTTCTTCATGAAGATTTTGCAATTCGCAGCATGCTGGAGAAAGAACTCAAGCAGGCAGCCGTTTCCAAGATCGTTATCGAGCGTCCGCACAAAAAGTGCCGTGTGACCATTCACTCTGCACGTCCGGGCATCGTAATCGGCAAAAAAGGCGCCGATATCGAAAAACTTCGTGCGAAAGTTGGCAAGCTGACAACTTCCGATGTACATATCAACATTGTTGAGGTACGTAAGCCGGAAACAGATGCTAACCTCGTTGCTCAGTCCATCGCTCAGCAGCTGGAACGCCGTGTTGCTTTCCGTCGCGCGATGAAACGGGCCGTTCAGTCCGCTATGCGGATGGGCGCCGAAGGCATTCGTATCAACTGTGCAGGCCGTCTGGGTGGTGCCGAGATCGCGCGTACCGAATGGTATCGTGAAGGTCGCGTTCCGCTTCATACTCTGCGCGCTGACATTGACTATGGTACTGCTGAAGCACTGACTGCTTATGGCATCTCTGGTATCAAAGTGTGGATCTACAAAGGTGAGATCATGGAACATGATCCAATGGCCTCTGAACGTCGCGCTTCTGAAAACCAGGATCAGGGCAATAACAGCAACCAGCGCCGTCGTAGCAATAAACCTGCTGCTTAA
- the rplV gene encoding 50S ribosomal protein L22, whose product MGKAKRARVLKDNEAKAVSRMLRTSPQKLNLVATMIRGKKVDTALADLTFSSKRIAKDVKKCLESAIANAENNHELDVDSLIVAEAYVGKALVMKRWQPRARGRVGKILKPFSNLTIVVREVEETA is encoded by the coding sequence ATGGGTAAGGCAAAACGCGCACGCGTCTTGAAAGACAACGAGGCTAAAGCGGTAAGCCGCATGCTTCGCACGTCTCCGCAGAAGCTGAACCTTGTCGCAACGATGATTCGGGGGAAAAAGGTTGATACAGCTCTGGCTGACCTAACCTTCTCCTCCAAACGCATCGCGAAAGATGTAAAGAAATGTTTGGAATCTGCGATCGCAAACGCTGAAAACAACCATGAACTGGATGTTGACAGCCTGATCGTGGCAGAAGCTTATGTTGGTAAGGCACTTGTGATGAAACGCTGGCAGCCACGTGCTCGTGGTCGTGTTGGCAAGATCCTCAAGCCTTTCTCCAACCTGACGATTGTTGTTCGTGAAGTTGAGGAGACAGCCTGA
- the rpsS gene encoding 30S ribosomal protein S19, with protein MARSVWKGPFVDGYLLKKADKVRSSGRHEVIKTWSRRSTILPHFVGLTFGVYNGQKHVPVLVSEEMVGHKLGEFSPTRNYYGHGADKKARRK; from the coding sequence ATGGCACGTTCTGTTTGGAAAGGTCCGTTTGTAGACGGATACCTTCTGAAGAAGGCAGACAAGGTTCGCTCTTCTGGTCGTCACGAAGTGATCAAGACCTGGAGCCGTCGCTCCACGATCTTGCCTCACTTCGTCGGGCTCACCTTTGGTGTGTATAATGGTCAGAAGCATGTACCGGTTCTCGTCTCTGAGGAGATGGTCGGTCACAAGTTGGGCGAATTTTCTCCGACCCGTAACTATTACGGTCACGGGGCCGACAAGAAGGCTAGGAGGAAATAA
- the rplB gene encoding 50S ribosomal protein L2, producing the protein MALKTFKPTSPGTRQLVIVDRSDLWKGKPVKTLTEGLTKSGGRNNHGRVTSRRRGGGHKRTYRIIDFKRRKFDVVGTVERLEYDPNRTAYIALVNYEDGEQAYILAPQRLKAGDKVVAASKAADIKPGNAMPLANMPVGTIIYNVEIKPGKGGQIARSAGAYAQLVGRDSGYAIIRLNSGETRLVLGTCMASVGAVSNPEHSNINHGKAGRSRWLGKRPEVRGVVMNPVDHPHGGGEGRTSGGRHPVSPWGKPTKGKRTRSNKSTDKFIVRSRHQRKK; encoded by the coding sequence ATGGCACTCAAGACCTTTAAACCGACAAGCCCAGGCACGCGTCAGCTGGTGATCGTAGACCGCTCCGATCTTTGGAAGGGGAAACCGGTCAAAACGCTCACCGAAGGCTTGACCAAGTCTGGCGGTCGTAACAACCATGGTCGCGTGACATCACGTCGTCGTGGTGGCGGTCATAAGCGTACCTATCGCATCATCGACTTCAAACGTCGTAAGTTTGACGTTGTTGGTACGGTAGAGCGTCTGGAATATGATCCAAACCGTACGGCATATATTGCTCTGGTTAATTATGAAGACGGCGAACAGGCATACATCCTGGCTCCTCAGCGCCTTAAAGCTGGTGACAAGGTTGTAGCTGCTAGTAAAGCTGCCGACATCAAACCGGGCAACGCTATGCCTCTGGCCAACATGCCAGTTGGCACGATCATCTACAACGTAGAGATCAAGCCAGGCAAAGGCGGTCAGATTGCTCGCTCTGCCGGTGCTTACGCTCAGCTTGTTGGTCGTGATAGCGGTTATGCAATCATTCGTTTGAATTCGGGTGAAACCCGTCTGGTGCTTGGTACTTGCATGGCAAGCGTCGGTGCAGTTTCCAACCCGGAACATTCAAACATCAATCATGGTAAAGCTGGTCGTAGCCGTTGGCTCGGTAAACGTCCAGAAGTGCGCGGTGTCGTTATGAACCCGGTAGATCACCCACATGGTGGTGGTGAAGGCCGGACCTCTGGTGGTCGTCACCCTGTGTCTCCATGGGGCAAGCCTACCAAAGGCAAGCGTACTCGCTCTAACAAGTCGACCGACAAGTTTATTGTTCGTAGTCGTCATCAGCGCAAGAAATAA
- a CDS encoding 50S ribosomal protein L23, with the protein MTTLRHYDIIRSPVITEKATIHSEQDKVVFNVSKDATKTEIKAAVEALFSVKVKSVNTLVRKGKVKRFKGIIGKQVDVKKAIVTLEEGQSIDVTTGL; encoded by the coding sequence ATGACCACCCTTCGTCATTACGATATCATCCGCAGCCCGGTGATCACCGAGAAGGCAACCATTCATTCCGAACAGGACAAGGTTGTTTTCAACGTATCCAAGGATGCGACTAAAACTGAAATCAAGGCCGCCGTAGAGGCACTGTTTTCCGTCAAGGTCAAAAGCGTCAACACTCTGGTCCGCAAGGGCAAGGTTAAACGCTTCAAAGGCATTATCGGCAAGCAGGTCGACGTGAAAAAAGCGATTGTTACCCTCGAAGAGGGCCAATCGATTGACGTCACGACTGGTCTTTAA
- the rplD gene encoding 50S ribosomal protein L4, whose amino-acid sequence MELKVKTLDGGDAGSVAVSDTVFGLEPRADIIARMVRYQQMKKMAGTHKTKTRAEVIGTTKKYLRQKGSGGARHGNKKVPQFRGGGRAFGPVVRDHAIELPKKVRALALKHALSTKVKNDNLIILDDAKAEAPKTAAVKKQISGLGIESALIISGKEVDENFAKAARNIVGIDVLPVQGINVLDVLRRDTLVLTKAAVDALEERFK is encoded by the coding sequence ATGGAACTTAAAGTTAAAACCCTTGATGGCGGTGATGCAGGTTCCGTAGCTGTTTCCGACACTGTATTTGGTCTCGAACCACGCGCGGACATCATTGCCCGCATGGTTCGCTACCAGCAGATGAAGAAAATGGCTGGTACGCACAAAACCAAGACCCGTGCTGAAGTGATCGGCACTACCAAGAAGTACCTTCGTCAGAAGGGTTCTGGTGGCGCTCGTCACGGCAACAAGAAGGTTCCACAGTTCCGTGGTGGTGGTCGTGCGTTTGGTCCGGTTGTTCGTGACCATGCAATCGAACTGCCTAAAAAGGTTCGTGCGCTTGCGCTCAAACATGCGCTGTCTACCAAAGTGAAGAATGACAATCTAATCATTCTTGATGATGCGAAGGCAGAAGCACCAAAGACCGCAGCCGTAAAGAAACAGATTTCCGGTCTGGGCATCGAAAGCGCTCTGATCATTTCCGGTAAGGAAGTGGATGAGAACTTCGCAAAAGCTGCCCGCAATATCGTCGGTATCGATGTGTTGCCGGTACAGGGCATCAACGTTCTTGATGTTCTGCGTCGCGACACTCTGGTTCTGACCAAGGCCGCAGTCGATGCTCTGGAGGAACGGTTCAAATGA